The proteins below are encoded in one region of Kogia breviceps isolate mKogBre1 chromosome 8, mKogBre1 haplotype 1, whole genome shotgun sequence:
- the NRARP gene encoding notch-regulated ankyrin repeat-containing protein, whose protein sequence is MSQAELSTCSAPQTQRIFQEAVRKGNTQELQSLLQNMTNCEFNVNSFGPEGQTALHQSVIDGNLEVVKLLVKFGADIRLANRDGWSALHIAAFGGHQDIVLYLITKAKYAGSGR, encoded by the coding sequence ATGAGCCAGGCCGAGCTGTCCACCTGCTCGGCGCCGCAGACGCAGCGCATCTTCCAGGAGGCCGTGCGCAAGGGCAACACGCAGGAACTGCAGTCGCTGCTGCAGAACATGACCAACTGCGAATTCAACGTGAACTCGTTCGGGCCCGAGGGCCAGACGGCGCTGCACCAGTCGGTCATCGACGGCAACCTGGAGGTCGTGAAGCTGCTGGTCAAGTTCGGCGCCGACATCCGCCTGGCCAACCGCGACGGCTGGAGCGCGCTGCACATCGCCGCGTTCGGTGGCCACCAGGACATCGTGCTCTATCTCATCACCAAGGCCAAGTACGCGGGCAGCGGCCGGTGA